A genomic segment from Pseudomonas sessilinigenes encodes:
- a CDS encoding putative Ig domain-containing protein: MKTPLIALGTWVKRPLLSLFMLLVMLSLANQAMAAAPVITSPASGSTLPSVAVGQSMSIPISSTGGALPLDRWVECDANDPDYDGVTPCLPSGLILDPSPGSATTTLHGAPTTAGSYTFSITLNDGLNQGGVATYTLLVTSGATPTLTSVSPNTGTTAGATAVTLSGTNLTGATAVSFGGTAATGFSVSNASTITATTPAHAAGAVNVMVTTPSGTATLTNAYTYAVPAPTVGPVSATVAANSSSNPITLSLSGGTATSVAVSTAATHGTATATGTSITYTPTAGYSGSDTFAYTATNASGTSSPATVTLTISAPTLAITPTTVPNGTQGTAYSTTLTASGGTAPYTYAITSGSLPAGLSLNTSNGSISGTPSASGNTNLTVTATDANSATGSRAYTLTIDAQAPVANAVSATVVANSSSNPITLNITGGTATSVAVSTAATHGTATATGTSITYTPTAGYSGSDTFAYTATNASGTSSPATVSLTVSAPTLAITPTTVPNGTQGTAYSTTLTASGGTAPYTYAITSGSLPAGLSLNTSNGSISGTPSASGNTNLTVTATDANSATGSRAYTLTIDAQAPVANAVSATVVANSSSNPITLNITGGTAASVAVATAAAHGTATATGTSITYTPTPGYSGSDTFTYTATNASGTSSPATVSLTVSAPTLVIAPASFSSGTVGTAYSTILSTSGGTAPYSYNITSGSLPSGLNLNPLTGAISGTPTASGTSNLTITSTDNNGVTGNKAYSLQINAQAPVANAVSATLAANSSSNPITLSLSGGAATSVAVSTAATHGTATATGTSITYTPAPGYSGSDTFAYTATNASGTSSPATVTLTINAPTLVITPASFSNGTVGTPYSTTLSTSGGAVPYAYSITSGSLPSGLSLNTLTGAISGTPTASGTSNLTLTSTDNNGATGSKAYTLQINAQVPIANAVSATVAANSSANSITLSLSGGAAASVAVATAATHGTATATGTGITYTPAPGYSGNDTFAYTATNASGTSNPATVTLTVSAPTLSINPASLGAGTSGTPYSTTLSTSGGAAPYTYSITSGSLPAGLSLNASTGTISGTPSASGTSNLTLTSTDNNGATGSKAYTLQINAQVPVANAVSATVAANSSTNPITLSISGGTATSVTVSTAATHGTATATGTGITYTPAPGYSGNDTFAYTATNTSGTSSPATVTLTVSAPTLSINPASLGAGTSGTAYSAVLSSSGGSAPYTYSITSGSLPAGLSLNASTGTISGTPTASGTSNLTLTSTDSNGATGSRAYSISISAVPISVPASSQILSAGEEAIVDLTQGATGGPFTQVILGTVSPASAGRAMMRGPFSMRFVPSAAFAGTAIISFRLHNGTGSSAASTVSFIVQPRPDPTKDGEVIGLLNAQSRSAERFASTQMDNFNHRLEQLHQMRCDRNSFNASLRKDGSDLPLGEMAKAIEQQLGSSANQTEQQKREAASAAQNGECQQQALAFWSDGFVNNGSTHARGARDNSFTTMGLSAGADYRLSPTVIAGIGIGYGTDRSEIGDHKTRSDADAIGIATYLSLNPASQFYLDGLLGYNRISFDSRRYITGSANDYARGSRDADQLFASLTASYEYRQGQLSLTPYGRFNASTTRLDAFSENGGGIYGLSYEEQRQQNFTSYLGLRTGYDLMTRVGVVTPKVGLAWGHNFSTHSDYKMRYTDQGDEGILYRLKPDAQDSDFASLDMGMDFNLGRAWQLGFSYKTALGSDERNDSFRLGLNGKF; encoded by the coding sequence CAGCGCAACCACCACACTTCACGGCGCTCCAACCACCGCCGGCAGCTACACCTTCAGCATCACCCTCAATGACGGCCTGAATCAGGGCGGTGTCGCCACCTACACCCTGTTGGTCACGAGCGGGGCAACGCCGACCCTGACGTCGGTCTCCCCCAACACCGGGACCACCGCCGGTGCCACCGCCGTCACCCTGAGCGGCACCAACCTGACCGGGGCGACCGCGGTCAGCTTTGGCGGCACGGCCGCCACGGGTTTTAGCGTCAGCAATGCCAGCACCATTACCGCCACTACCCCGGCCCATGCCGCTGGCGCGGTGAATGTGATGGTTACCACCCCAAGCGGCACGGCGACCCTGACCAATGCCTATACCTATGCCGTACCGGCCCCGACCGTTGGCCCGGTGAGCGCCACGGTGGCCGCCAACAGCAGCAGCAACCCGATCACCTTGAGCCTGAGTGGCGGCACCGCCACCAGCGTGGCCGTCTCCACTGCCGCGACCCACGGGACCGCCACTGCCACCGGCACCAGCATCACCTACACCCCCACCGCCGGTTACTCCGGCAGCGACACATTCGCCTATACCGCCACCAACGCCAGCGGCACCTCCAGCCCGGCCACCGTGACCCTCACCATCAGCGCGCCGACCCTGGCGATAACGCCGACCACTGTGCCCAACGGCACCCAGGGCACGGCCTACAGCACGACCCTGACCGCCTCCGGCGGCACTGCGCCCTACACCTACGCAATCACCAGCGGCAGCCTGCCGGCCGGGCTGAGTCTGAACACCAGCAACGGATCGATCAGCGGTACGCCGAGCGCCAGTGGCAACACCAACCTGACCGTCACCGCCACTGACGCCAACAGCGCCACTGGCTCCAGGGCCTACACCTTGACGATCGACGCTCAAGCACCGGTTGCCAACGCCGTCAGCGCCACGGTCGTGGCCAACAGCAGCAGCAACCCGATCACCCTGAATATCACCGGTGGCACCGCCACCAGCGTGGCCGTCTCCACCGCCGCGACCCACGGGACAGCCACTGCCACCGGCACCAGCATCACCTACACTCCCACTGCCGGTTACTCCGGCAGCGACACCTTCGCCTATACCGCCACCAACGCCAGCGGCACCTCCAGCCCGGCCACCGTGAGCCTCACCGTCAGCGCGCCGACCCTGGCGATAACGCCGACCACTGTGCCCAACGGCACCCAGGGCACGGCCTACAGCACGACCCTGACCGCCTCCGGCGGCACTGCGCCCTACACCTACGCAATCACCAGCGGCAGCCTGCCGGCCGGGCTGAGTCTGAACACCAGCAACGGATCGATCAGCGGTACGCCGAGCGCCAGTGGCAACACCAACCTGACCGTCACCGCCACTGACGCCAACAGCGCCACCGGCTCCAGGGCCTACACCTTGACGATCGACGCTCAAGCACCGGTTGCCAACGCCGTCAGCGCCACGGTCGTGGCCAACAGCAGCAGCAACCCGATCACCCTGAATATCACCGGTGGCACCGCTGCCAGCGTGGCCGTCGCCACCGCCGCAGCCCACGGGACCGCTACCGCCACCGGCACCAGCATCACCTACACCCCTACCCCCGGCTATTCCGGCAGCGACACTTTCACCTATACCGCCACCAACGCCAGCGGTACCTCCAGCCCGGCCACCGTGAGCCTCACCGTCAGCGCTCCCACCCTGGTGATTGCCCCGGCCAGTTTCAGCAGTGGCACGGTGGGCACGGCCTACAGCACCATTCTCAGCACCAGCGGCGGCACTGCGCCCTACTCCTACAACATCACCAGCGGCAGTCTGCCTTCCGGCCTGAATCTGAACCCCCTCACCGGCGCGATCAGCGGTACGCCAACAGCGAGCGGCACCAGCAACCTGACCATCACCAGCACCGACAACAACGGTGTTACAGGCAACAAGGCCTATTCCCTGCAAATCAATGCACAGGCCCCAGTAGCCAACGCGGTCAGCGCCACGTTGGCAGCCAACAGCAGCAGCAACCCGATCACCCTGAGCCTGAGTGGCGGCGCCGCCACCAGCGTGGCCGTTTCCACCGCCGCGACCCACGGCACCGCTACCGCCACCGGCACCAGCATCACCTACACCCCTGCCCCTGGTTACTCCGGCAGCGACACCTTCGCCTACACCGCCACCAACGCCAGCGGCACCTCCAGCCCGGCCACCGTGACCCTCACCATCAACGCTCCAACCCTGGTAATTACTCCGGCCAGTTTCAGCAATGGCACAGTGGGCACGCCCTACAGCACCACCCTCAGCACCAGCGGCGGCGCCGTACCCTATGCCTACAGCATCACCAGCGGCAGCCTGCCTTCCGGCTTGAGCCTGAACACCCTCACCGGCGCGATCAGCGGTACGCCAACAGCGAGCGGCACCAGCAACCTGACCCTCACCAGCACCGACAACAATGGCGCTACAGGCAGCAAGGCCTACACCCTGCAAATCAATGCACAGGTCCCTATAGCCAATGCGGTCAGTGCCACGGTGGCAGCCAACAGCAGCGCTAACTCGATCACCCTGAGCCTGAGTGGCGGCGCCGCCGCCAGCGTGGCCGTCGCCACCGCCGCAACCCACGGCACCGCTACCGCCACCGGTACCGGCATCACCTACACCCCTGCCCCTGGTTACTCCGGCAACGATACCTTTGCCTATACCGCCACCAACGCCAGTGGTACTTCCAACCCAGCCACCGTGACCCTCACCGTCAGTGCACCGACCCTGAGTATCAACCCCGCGAGCCTGGGCGCAGGGACCAGTGGCACGCCCTACAGCACCACCCTCAGCACCAGCGGCGGCGCCGCGCCCTACACCTACAGCATCACCAGCGGTAGCCTGCCCGCAGGCCTGAGCCTGAACGCCAGCACCGGGACAATCAGCGGTACCCCAAGTGCCAGCGGCACCAGCAACCTGACCCTCACCAGCACCGACAACAATGGCGCTACAGGCAGCAAGGCCTACACCCTGCAAATCAATGCACAGGTCCCTGTAGCCAACGCGGTCAGTGCCACGGTGGCAGCCAACAGCAGCACTAACCCGATCACCCTGAGCATCAGCGGCGGCACCGCCACCAGCGTGACAGTCTCCACCGCCGCAACCCACGGCACCGCTACCGCCACCGGTACCGGCATCACCTACACCCCTGCCCCTGGTTACTCCGGCAACGACACCTTTGCCTATACCGCCACCAACACCAGTGGCACTTCCAGCCCGGCCACCGTGACCCTCACCGTCAGTGCACCGACCCTGAGTATCAACCCCGCAAGCCTGGGCGCGGGCACCAGTGGCACGGCCTACAGCGCCGTCCTCAGTAGTTCCGGAGGCAGCGCGCCCTACACCTACAGCATCACCAGCGGCAGCCTGCCCGCAGGCCTGAGCCTGAACGCCAGCACCGGGACAATCAGCGGTACGCCAACGGCCAGCGGCACCAGCAACCTGACCCTCACCAGCACCGATAGCAACGGCGCCACGGGCTCGCGGGCCTACTCGATCAGCATCAGCGCCGTGCCCATCAGCGTGCCGGCCTCCAGCCAGATCCTCTCGGCCGGAGAAGAAGCCATCGTCGACCTGACCCAGGGCGCCACGGGTGGCCCCTTCACCCAGGTCATCCTGGGTACGGTGAGTCCGGCCTCGGCCGGTAGGGCCATGATGCGCGGCCCCTTCTCGATGCGCTTCGTGCCCTCGGCGGCCTTTGCCGGTACCGCGATCATCAGCTTCAGGTTGCACAACGGCACGGGCTCCAGCGCTGCTAGCACGGTCAGTTTCATCGTCCAGCCGCGCCCGGACCCCACCAAGGATGGCGAAGTGATCGGCCTGCTCAATGCCCAGAGCCGAAGCGCAGAACGCTTTGCCAGTACCCAGATGGACAACTTCAACCATCGACTGGAACAACTGCATCAAATGCGTTGCGACCGCAATTCGTTCAATGCCAGCCTGCGCAAGGACGGTAGCGACCTGCCCCTGGGCGAGATGGCCAAGGCCATCGAGCAGCAACTGGGGAGTTCGGCAAACCAGACCGAGCAGCAAAAACGCGAAGCTGCGAGCGCTGCGCAAAATGGCGAGTGCCAACAGCAGGCCCTGGCGTTCTGGAGCGATGGTTTCGTCAACAACGGCTCGACCCATGCCCGCGGCGCCCGCGACAACAGCTTCACCACCATGGGCCTGAGCGCCGGTGCCGACTATCGCCTGTCGCCTACCGTCATCGCCGGTATCGGCATCGGCTACGGCACCGATCGCAGCGAGATTGGCGACCACAAGACCCGCAGCGATGCGGACGCCATTGGCATCGCCACCTATCTGAGCCTGAACCCCGCCTCGCAGTTCTACCTGGACGGTTTGCTGGGCTATAACCGCATCAGCTTCGACTCGCGTCGCTACATCACCGGCAGCGCCAACGACTACGCCCGTGGCTCGCGCGATGCCGACCAGTTGTTCGCGTCCCTCACCGCCAGCTACGAATACCGCCAGGGCCAGTTGTCGCTGACGCCCTATGGGCGTTTCAATGCCAGCACCACGCGCCTGGACGCCTTCAGCGAAAACGGCGGAGGCATCTACGGCCTGTCCTATGAGGAACAGCGCCAGCAGAACTTCACGTCCTACCTGGGCCTGCGTACCGGCTATGACCTGATGACCCGGGTCGGTGTGGTCACTCCCAAGGTAGGCCTGGCCTGGGGGCACAATTTCAGCACCCACAGCGACTACAAGATGCGCTACACCGACCAGGGCGACGAGGGCATCCTGTATCGCCTCAAGCCCGACGCCCAGGACAGCGATTTCGCCAGCCTGGACATGGGTATGGACTTCAACCTCGGACGCGCCTGGCAACTGGGCTTCTCCTACAAGACCGCCCTGGGCTCCGATGAGCGCAACGACAGCTTCCGCCTGGGCCTGAACGGCAAGTTCTAG